One genomic segment of Paenibacillus sp. FSL H8-0332 includes these proteins:
- a CDS encoding tail fiber domain-containing protein, translating to MPKDMKRMNYFNGLLLKEEDLTLDQNYHKRVRQLHNRHFHDWGVVDGLKVTMRDGITVEIAPGFALNRVTDPEHNEEISQEIMVSDAHPDRVINLSGYSTSDQIYISISYKEKLTDTDLLKGGGNPIHVLEQANIDISSRKPADVHQNILLARVNLKHSQDGSLTIGGIYETDVDGSQLVTRAAGGTVLKADQIIIGKEKKPETPFLSNSEELDGEAGSRLNVHAALTEFTGDIKAGAISTYGAVDIDGTLSVTSGSAAVFKVNESGDLEVSGASTMEGPFSAKQGIEVSGGMAVLDVPQVIIGGSKVTLNQNAAEEDRMGLEILRKDHSSAKLQWDEKNESWMIGTEALEGDKASGMFKVAYGADWEQLHHGANADSLHSHSQLKAADGTPVLRTDNSGTILVDRGMSISGTLVSQKDGLEVFRGATLPNAKIAWNEAAKSWQTGTANGDMTNIPDGKQWVELTGGNRNADALHTHRQFHNEDKSLLALEIGADGNVNIPHELMVGETLTVNKLIVREEEVVIRKIEQEVADSFLTVNKAEDHTALGNKGGLDVYRGSQLPAARMEWNETDRKWRIGLEGSMSDIPYGNKWDSLTNGSVADASHKHSTLSTPSGGTILSADGQGKLSASGNMELGGTLLAKGSATMKSDLNVGGSATIEGNLTVKGTTTFVKKEDLVVVSNRIELNKFEGNSSSLKQSSIEVYRGKLNPSARLLWDETDGRWKLGLGNELSNIAYGSNWDALTGGVSSDADGLHRHNSLSDSAGNTAVQVTADADIEIINDAEVQGTLTVNNGAEVSGGLAVQGLVKVDGNLIVKGTTTTLNREDLVVTNNVIEINKFAGDTPPAPESGIEVFRGESQPPARMFWNESERKWKVGIGNSLENVASGSSWDKLTQMASADALHLHSQLYNPKSDILALSASAEGDVDVHHDLTVGSNLTVAGDLEVRGTSATIATDELDIGSPWITINKDAGTVKSLAGGGIEIYRGPDQNPAKLAWDEVKDQWQLATPADSAALVVDSSGNVQASGILKAAGAAITGAVTAASAAIAGTVTVGDGIEVQQGTETNAQIKWAKDRWKLGTAGRTVLSLTRSGKMGVGTDNPTEVLDVAGKAVFRTETEFSGAASFSGKLTAHSDAVFEGSASFNKGINAAGAVISNHAVVSGNVTAGGFEALRGLNKDGSPQKNARIYWNNEQNAWFYGDGVTFSEFGTGKGGQNKLFNSLGNTIALFSDAKGYVGIGTTTPLALLDVQVPGGSSAFSVTNSGEVGIGTFNPKSKLDVQGNAAINGELSAVSAAISKDLTVNGNLTVNGDMVTINAATLEVEDNIIRVNKYAPQKTPIVQNAGLEVFRGGTALPAQLLWDENADEWLAGVSNTLKAIEFKGHTHPEYASLSGAITVDEGNVGIGTDARAAKLEVKGSAVVSGSLTVTEASLSGGLAAASAKISGLAALKDVTVSGAFTAQDVTVSGGFTAQDATVSGGFTAQDATVTGSLTLGHGITVDRGMDQKAQLLWDEVQDVWTAGIAGSMKQLSYSGHTHQELSELTGVLKIASGNVGIGTAAPTAKLEVNGNAAVSGGITVMDAAVSGTLTSKRANVSGVLTATDAEVSGTFSAKDAAITGSLTLSQGINVGRGTGAKAQIVWNEALAEWQMGLAGSLKQLSYSGHTHKELTDLNAVLKVASGNIGIGTAAPAAKLDVNGNALVSGKLTVTDAVVNGSLTAKDAMLSGTAEVKEATVSGTLNAKKAVINTLLTAADAEVTGSFTAKDVIVSGALSAKDLTLSDTLNVKDAIISGSLTVTRGIELDRGKDKKAQILWDATANAWQAGIEGSMQKLVCQDSVYDELVQVADALTLDSSSNIGIGKAPADNYKLDVNGNLRATNFAQTSSRTYKENIASLPVKKALELLNKLKPVTFNYKTENGKKQNIGFIAEDVPQIFSTADHKSVVLMDIIGVLTTVVQKQQKEAQDMRKQVNELKVQVTALAGA from the coding sequence GTGCCAAAGGATATGAAACGCATGAATTATTTCAACGGGCTGCTGCTGAAGGAAGAGGATCTGACGCTGGATCAGAATTACCATAAGCGTGTGCGGCAGCTGCACAACCGTCATTTTCATGATTGGGGAGTCGTGGATGGCCTTAAGGTCACCATGCGGGACGGGATAACCGTTGAGATCGCTCCGGGCTTTGCCCTCAACCGTGTCACCGACCCGGAGCACAATGAGGAGATCAGCCAGGAAATTATGGTCAGTGACGCTCACCCGGATCGGGTGATTAATCTCTCCGGGTACAGCACTTCGGATCAGATCTATATTTCTATCAGCTATAAGGAAAAGCTGACGGATACAGATCTGCTCAAGGGCGGAGGCAACCCCATCCATGTGCTGGAGCAGGCGAACATTGATATAAGCTCCCGGAAGCCCGCAGATGTACACCAGAACATCCTGCTGGCCCGGGTGAATCTGAAGCATTCCCAGGACGGGTCCTTAACGATCGGCGGGATCTATGAGACGGATGTAGACGGGTCTCAGCTGGTGACCAGGGCCGCAGGCGGGACGGTGCTTAAGGCAGATCAGATCATTATCGGCAAAGAGAAGAAGCCCGAGACGCCCTTCCTTAGCAATTCGGAAGAACTGGACGGTGAGGCAGGGAGCCGGCTCAATGTTCACGCTGCGCTGACGGAGTTCACTGGCGATATCAAGGCAGGAGCCATCAGCACTTATGGAGCGGTGGATATAGACGGCACGCTATCTGTAACCTCGGGCAGCGCAGCGGTGTTCAAGGTGAATGAGTCCGGCGATCTGGAGGTCTCCGGCGCGTCGACTATGGAGGGGCCCTTCTCCGCGAAGCAAGGGATTGAAGTCAGCGGAGGAATGGCGGTGCTGGATGTTCCCCAGGTTATCATCGGCGGAAGCAAGGTTACCCTGAATCAGAATGCCGCTGAAGAAGACCGGATGGGCCTTGAGATCCTGCGTAAGGATCATTCCAGTGCCAAGCTGCAATGGGATGAGAAGAATGAGAGCTGGATGATCGGAACCGAAGCGCTGGAGGGTGACAAGGCCAGCGGCATGTTCAAGGTTGCTTACGGAGCAGACTGGGAGCAGCTGCATCACGGCGCGAATGCAGATAGTCTGCATAGCCATAGCCAGCTGAAGGCTGCGGACGGGACACCGGTGCTTCGTACGGATAACTCCGGCACAATTCTGGTTGACCGGGGGATGAGCATATCCGGGACACTGGTATCCCAGAAGGATGGCCTGGAGGTCTTCCGGGGAGCCACGCTGCCCAATGCTAAGATAGCCTGGAATGAAGCCGCGAAATCCTGGCAGACCGGCACCGCCAATGGGGATATGACCAATATTCCTGACGGGAAGCAGTGGGTGGAGCTGACCGGCGGCAACCGGAACGCAGATGCTCTGCATACCCACAGGCAGTTCCATAACGAAGACAAGAGCCTGCTTGCGCTGGAGATCGGTGCGGACGGCAATGTGAATATCCCCCATGAGCTGATGGTCGGCGAGACCCTGACCGTGAACAAGCTGATCGTCCGGGAAGAAGAGGTGGTAATCCGGAAGATTGAGCAGGAGGTAGCAGACAGCTTCCTTACGGTCAATAAGGCGGAAGACCACACAGCTCTGGGTAACAAGGGAGGGCTGGATGTCTACCGGGGCAGCCAGCTTCCGGCAGCACGCATGGAGTGGAATGAAACAGACCGCAAGTGGAGAATCGGGCTTGAAGGCAGCATGTCGGACATTCCCTACGGGAACAAATGGGACTCGCTGACGAACGGGTCTGTAGCGGATGCTTCCCATAAGCACAGCACACTGAGCACACCGTCCGGCGGAACGATTCTGTCGGCAGACGGACAGGGAAAGCTGTCGGCATCCGGGAATATGGAGCTTGGTGGTACGCTGTTAGCCAAGGGCAGTGCAACGATGAAGTCCGATCTGAATGTGGGAGGATCGGCCACGATTGAAGGCAATCTGACGGTCAAGGGAACTACGACCTTCGTCAAAAAGGAAGATCTGGTGGTGGTCAGCAACCGGATTGAGCTGAATAAATTCGAGGGGAACAGTTCCTCCCTGAAGCAGAGCAGCATTGAGGTCTACCGGGGCAAGCTGAACCCGAGCGCCAGGCTGCTCTGGGACGAGACGGATGGCAGATGGAAGCTGGGCCTTGGCAATGAGCTGTCCAATATTGCTTACGGGAGCAATTGGGATGCGTTGACCGGAGGCGTCAGCTCAGATGCCGATGGCCTGCACCGGCACAATTCCCTGAGCGATAGCGCGGGCAACACGGCTGTCCAGGTTACTGCAGATGCTGATATTGAAATAATCAATGATGCAGAGGTGCAGGGTACCCTAACTGTCAACAACGGGGCGGAAGTCAGCGGCGGTCTGGCGGTTCAGGGCCTGGTTAAGGTAGACGGCAACCTGATCGTCAAAGGTACCACGACCACGCTTAACCGTGAAGATCTGGTCGTCACCAATAACGTCATTGAGATCAACAAATTCGCAGGGGATACCCCGCCAGCCCCCGAGAGCGGCATTGAGGTCTTCCGGGGAGAATCGCAGCCGCCAGCCAGAATGTTCTGGAACGAAAGCGAGCGGAAGTGGAAGGTGGGTATCGGAAATTCACTGGAGAATGTCGCCAGCGGCAGCTCCTGGGACAAGCTGACGCAGATGGCGAGTGCGGATGCTCTGCATCTTCATAGCCAGCTGTACAATCCGAAAAGTGACATCCTGGCACTCAGCGCCAGCGCCGAAGGGGATGTAGATGTTCACCATGACCTGACGGTGGGCAGCAACCTGACGGTAGCCGGAGATCTGGAGGTCCGGGGAACTTCTGCCACAATCGCCACAGATGAGCTGGATATCGGCAGTCCCTGGATTACCATCAACAAGGATGCGGGTACAGTCAAGTCGCTTGCAGGTGGCGGAATTGAGATCTATCGCGGCCCGGATCAGAATCCGGCCAAGCTTGCCTGGGATGAGGTCAAGGACCAGTGGCAGCTTGCAACACCTGCGGATAGTGCGGCGCTGGTAGTGGATTCGTCCGGCAATGTCCAGGCCTCCGGCATATTGAAGGCTGCGGGTGCTGCGATTACAGGAGCAGTGACTGCAGCCAGCGCAGCAATTGCGGGAACAGTGACGGTCGGAGACGGCATTGAGGTGCAGCAGGGCACCGAGACCAACGCGCAGATCAAGTGGGCTAAGGACCGCTGGAAGCTGGGCACTGCCGGCAGAACGGTACTCAGCCTGACCCGCAGCGGCAAGATGGGAGTGGGCACGGATAATCCTACCGAAGTGCTGGATGTGGCAGGCAAAGCGGTCTTCCGGACGGAGACAGAGTTCTCTGGCGCGGCATCCTTCTCGGGTAAGCTGACCGCTCATAGTGATGCTGTATTCGAGGGCTCCGCTTCTTTTAACAAAGGGATTAATGCAGCAGGTGCCGTGATTAGCAATCATGCGGTGGTGTCCGGGAATGTGACTGCCGGGGGGTTTGAAGCTCTGCGCGGCTTGAACAAAGACGGAAGCCCACAGAAGAATGCCCGGATCTACTGGAATAATGAGCAGAATGCCTGGTTTTATGGCGACGGGGTCACCTTCTCTGAATTCGGCACCGGGAAGGGCGGCCAGAACAAGCTGTTCAATTCACTCGGCAATACGATTGCCCTCTTCTCGGATGCGAAGGGATATGTCGGTATCGGAACAACGACTCCGCTGGCGCTGCTGGATGTGCAGGTACCGGGAGGAAGCAGTGCTTTCAGCGTTACCAACAGCGGAGAGGTCGGTATAGGGACCTTCAATCCTAAGTCCAAGCTCGATGTACAAGGCAATGCGGCAATTAACGGGGAACTTAGCGCAGTCAGCGCCGCCATATCCAAGGATCTGACCGTGAACGGCAATCTGACGGTGAATGGCGACATGGTGACGATTAATGCGGCTACCCTTGAGGTTGAAGACAACATCATAAGAGTCAACAAGTATGCGCCTCAGAAGACACCGATTGTTCAAAATGCCGGTCTGGAGGTATTCCGCGGCGGCACCGCTCTTCCAGCCCAGCTGCTATGGGATGAGAACGCCGATGAGTGGCTGGCCGGAGTCTCGAATACCCTGAAGGCTATTGAGTTCAAGGGCCATACCCACCCCGAGTATGCTTCGCTGTCGGGGGCGATCACTGTTGACGAAGGCAATGTCGGGATTGGTACGGATGCCCGAGCCGCTAAGCTGGAGGTCAAAGGGAGTGCCGTGGTCAGCGGATCATTGACGGTCACAGAGGCTTCGTTAAGCGGAGGCTTAGCAGCAGCAAGTGCCAAGATCAGCGGCCTGGCTGCGCTTAAGGATGTTACGGTCAGCGGAGCTTTCACCGCACAGGATGTCACGGTTAGCGGAGGTTTCACTGCTCAGGATGCCACCGTCAGCGGAGGCTTCACTGCACAGGACGCCACCGTCACCGGAAGTCTTACGCTAGGCCATGGGATTACAGTGGACAGGGGAATGGATCAGAAGGCACAGCTGCTCTGGGATGAAGTCCAGGATGTCTGGACGGCGGGTATTGCAGGAAGCATGAAGCAGCTCTCCTACAGCGGCCATACGCACCAGGAGCTGTCGGAGCTGACCGGAGTGCTGAAGATCGCCTCCGGGAATGTCGGAATTGGCACCGCAGCGCCAACGGCCAAGCTTGAGGTGAACGGCAATGCGGCGGTATCCGGCGGGATAACCGTTATGGACGCCGCTGTAAGCGGAACGTTAACGTCTAAGCGCGCAAACGTCAGCGGCGTATTAACGGCTACGGATGCCGAGGTAAGCGGAACGTTCTCCGCGAAGGACGCTGCAATTACGGGCAGCCTTACTCTTAGCCAAGGTATTAATGTGGGTAGAGGCACAGGCGCCAAGGCACAGATTGTATGGAACGAAGCGCTGGCTGAATGGCAGATGGGACTTGCTGGAAGCCTTAAGCAGCTCTCTTACAGCGGTCATACGCATAAGGAGCTTACGGATCTGAATGCTGTGCTGAAGGTGGCTTCCGGCAATATCGGAATCGGCACCGCCGCACCAGCCGCCAAGCTGGATGTGAACGGCAATGCCCTAGTATCCGGGAAGTTAACGGTCACTGACGCCGTTGTGAACGGTTCGTTAACCGCTAAGGACGCAATGCTGAGTGGCACAGCCGAGGTGAAGGAGGCTACGGTTAGCGGAACGTTGAATGCAAAGAAAGCTGTAATCAACACCTTATTGACGGCTGCAGATGCCGAAGTGACTGGATCGTTCACTGCTAAGGACGTCATAGTCAGCGGCGCGCTGTCAGCGAAGGACCTGACTCTCAGCGATACACTAAACGTGAAGGATGCCATAATCAGCGGAAGCCTGACGGTTACCCGGGGGATCGAGCTTGACAGGGGCAAGGATAAGAAGGCACAGATTCTCTGGGATGCTACGGCAAATGCATGGCAGGCGGGCATTGAGGGAAGTATGCAGAAGCTGGTCTGCCAGGATTCCGTCTATGATGAACTGGTCCAGGTGGCAGATGCATTAACGCTAGATTCCAGCAGCAATATTGGCATTGGCAAAGCGCCCGCGGATAATTACAAGCTGGATGTGAACGGCAACCTGCGGGCAACGAACTTCGCGCAGACCTCCTCCCGGACCTACAAGGAGAACATCGCCAGCCTGCCGGTGAAGAAGGCGCTGGAGTTGCTGAACAAGCTGAAGCCGGTGACCTTCAACTACAAGACAGAGAACGGCAAGAAGCAGAATATCGGCTTCATTGCCGAGGATGTGCCGCAGATTTTCTCCACTGCCGATCATAAGTCTGTAGTGCTGATGGACATCATCGGCGTACTGACCACGGTAGTCCAGAAGCAGCAGAAGGAAGCTCAAGACATGCGCAAGCAGGTCAATGAACTTAAGGTTCAGGTCACGGCCTTGGCAGGCGCTTAA
- a CDS encoding tail fiber domain-containing protein produces MGKELRRMSYFDGLFLNAEDYKLDQEFHLRLKRLHNRYLHTWGIVCGLKVLPSAKPGESMKVSITEGLALNLVLVKSGDKYESISQEILIYEGHPDNPVNLSEYNANENIYIWVSYEEVGAEYSIERGQGKQIHIWERGKISHGTTKPEGTDTILLARVVPRTDGAGITIDSTCIYDYDSDAARTPLRTYAGAAGKKLVTEKLVIPVQSEDSMDSAGLNEAVLAAMPSMSALQAGKVLEIRAPETRFTGAMSVAGALTIEGELILKSKDKAQSEMRIMNSFVEVNSPNTDDPNYVFPGARDGGLEVYRGDGGKQDARIVWVEEDKCFKAGLGNDLKKIAYGNEWDSLIKSEFADLLHRHSKLSSSAGQSFGFTGAGKLYSDADLALQDDRILLLKGTNPDTVDHSHGLGWFGAGKPFAMAELDGPVLFGGSGGALGTRTVNADGSHTDKQALSWNKNGYVGIGPQKVLEDSLDVEGSVRLLSSRNPLRFTSAWTGFPDKQMNGAEICNDTTDYKALMIVGNNSAGQKRKVAIWDRLDVNGFLYVNGTMQASQEIIPSAGNGEHSGIIFPANPGGGGADQAWIKYYPRTGEDCTLEIGTSNDRSDHISLIASGNVGIGTLEPADKLDVAGELRILSGQNPVRFTSGWTGFTGQSPNNAEISNDTTNYNSLMIAGNGKSGARRVSIWDNLDVNGSLQVKGGAYIGGDLEIKGSIKTEVFNFAGKFKKLDVAEEFAAVVRCADFYIGYPGRRGAPGRALVDNGSHLVLNYGNDWSYASVHSSLEVRNALIPSAGSGNNGIIFPSDPGGGSGDSAWIKYYPSSGENCVLDIGVSNDAGDRIYLHASGGVYANGSMYWWSSRELKDNIADIPVKEAKQLLDGLNPVSFKYKGSTKQKTLGFIAEEVPAVLADPDQRAISGMDIIAVLTSVMKDQQKAITRMQKQIDTLQGA; encoded by the coding sequence ATGGGAAAAGAATTAAGAAGAATGAGCTACTTTGACGGGCTCTTCCTGAACGCTGAGGATTACAAGCTCGATCAGGAGTTTCACCTGCGTCTGAAGCGGCTGCATAACCGTTATCTGCATACCTGGGGGATTGTCTGCGGGCTCAAGGTTCTGCCCTCTGCGAAGCCGGGAGAATCCATGAAGGTGAGCATTACGGAGGGACTGGCCCTGAATCTGGTGCTGGTCAAGAGCGGAGACAAGTATGAGAGCATCAGCCAGGAAATCCTGATCTATGAGGGGCATCCGGATAATCCGGTCAACCTCTCCGAGTATAACGCCAACGAGAATATCTACATCTGGGTCAGCTATGAAGAGGTGGGGGCCGAATACAGCATTGAGCGTGGTCAAGGGAAGCAGATCCATATCTGGGAGCGGGGAAAAATCAGCCACGGGACCACCAAGCCTGAGGGTACGGATACGATCCTTCTTGCCCGGGTGGTTCCCCGTACAGATGGGGCGGGTATTACGATCGACAGTACATGTATTTACGATTACGACAGCGATGCGGCCCGGACGCCCTTAAGAACCTATGCAGGTGCCGCCGGCAAGAAGCTGGTCACAGAGAAGCTGGTGATCCCGGTTCAGAGTGAAGACAGTATGGACAGCGCGGGGCTGAATGAAGCGGTTCTGGCAGCGATGCCGTCCATGTCTGCGCTGCAGGCCGGTAAAGTGCTGGAGATCAGAGCTCCTGAGACCCGCTTCACCGGGGCTATGAGCGTTGCCGGAGCGCTGACGATTGAGGGCGAGCTGATTCTGAAGAGCAAGGACAAGGCCCAGAGCGAAATGCGGATTATGAACAGCTTCGTTGAGGTGAACAGCCCCAACACGGATGACCCGAACTATGTATTCCCCGGTGCGCGTGATGGCGGTCTGGAGGTATACCGGGGCGACGGGGGCAAGCAGGATGCGCGGATTGTCTGGGTGGAGGAGGATAAATGCTTCAAGGCCGGGCTCGGTAACGATCTTAAGAAAATCGCCTACGGCAACGAGTGGGACAGCCTGATTAAGTCTGAATTCGCTGATCTGCTGCACCGGCACAGTAAGCTGTCTTCATCAGCAGGCCAAAGCTTCGGCTTCACCGGGGCAGGCAAGCTGTACAGTGATGCTGATCTTGCCCTGCAGGACGACAGAATCCTGCTGCTGAAAGGGACGAACCCCGATACGGTTGACCATTCGCATGGCCTGGGGTGGTTCGGAGCCGGAAAGCCCTTTGCGATGGCAGAGTTGGATGGTCCGGTATTATTTGGCGGCAGCGGCGGGGCACTAGGCACCCGGACGGTTAACGCTGATGGCTCCCATACAGATAAGCAGGCGCTCTCCTGGAATAAGAACGGCTATGTCGGCATCGGACCGCAGAAGGTACTGGAGGATTCGCTGGATGTCGAGGGTAGTGTGCGCCTGCTAAGCAGCCGGAATCCGCTCCGCTTCACCTCCGCTTGGACGGGTTTTCCTGACAAACAGATGAACGGTGCGGAGATCTGTAACGATACTACAGACTACAAGGCGCTGATGATAGTCGGCAATAACTCTGCCGGGCAGAAGAGAAAGGTCGCCATCTGGGACCGGCTGGATGTGAACGGATTTCTGTATGTGAACGGCACCATGCAGGCCTCCCAGGAGATTATTCCAAGCGCGGGGAACGGGGAGCACAGCGGCATTATATTCCCGGCCAATCCGGGCGGAGGCGGAGCGGACCAGGCGTGGATCAAGTACTATCCCCGTACAGGCGAGGATTGCACGCTGGAGATCGGCACCTCCAATGACAGGAGTGACCATATCTCCCTGATAGCATCCGGCAACGTGGGCATCGGAACGCTGGAGCCTGCCGATAAGCTGGATGTGGCAGGGGAGCTACGTATCCTGAGCGGTCAGAATCCGGTCCGCTTCACCTCTGGCTGGACAGGCTTCACAGGTCAATCGCCCAACAATGCCGAGATCAGTAACGATACTACGAACTACAATTCATTGATGATCGCGGGAAACGGGAAATCAGGAGCCCGCAGAGTCTCCATCTGGGATAACCTGGATGTGAATGGCTCCCTGCAGGTGAAGGGAGGGGCATATATTGGCGGCGACCTTGAGATTAAAGGCAGCATCAAGACAGAGGTGTTCAACTTCGCCGGCAAATTCAAAAAACTGGATGTGGCTGAGGAATTCGCCGCCGTTGTACGCTGCGCTGATTTCTACATCGGCTATCCCGGACGCCGCGGGGCACCCGGCCGGGCGCTGGTCGATAACGGCAGCCATCTGGTGCTCAATTACGGCAACGACTGGTCCTATGCTTCTGTCCACAGCAGCCTGGAAGTGAGAAATGCCCTGATCCCGAGCGCGGGCAGCGGCAACAACGGGATTATCTTCCCGTCCGATCCCGGGGGCGGCAGCGGCGATTCGGCCTGGATCAAGTACTATCCCTCCAGCGGGGAGAACTGCGTGCTGGACATCGGAGTCTCTAATGATGCCGGCGACCGTATCTATCTTCATGCCAGCGGCGGGGTCTATGCCAACGGCAGCATGTACTGGTGGTCTTCGCGCGAGCTGAAGGACAATATTGCCGACATTCCGGTTAAGGAAGCGAAGCAGCTGCTGGACGGGCTAAACCCGGTCTCTTTTAAATACAAAGGAAGCACTAAGCAAAAGACACTCGGCTTTATTGCAGAGGAAGTGCCAGCCGTTCTGGCCGATCCAGATCAGCGGGCGATCAGCGGGATGGATATCATTGCTGTGCTGACCAGCGTGATGAAGGATCAGCAGAAAGCGATCACAAGAATGCAAAAACAAATCGACACCCTGCAGGGTGCCTAA
- a CDS encoding phage tail protein has translation MSKTDGYSYVQYLPRVFQQKSGEADEQFFLGRFLKAFEAMLSGNTGTAGAESVGMEALLDGLHQYFDPQTAPSQFLPWLAGWVGLQLAEGVEYDGVEDNLERTLAPMQILPLADARSTVNRKLISSIVQLYKKRGTLGGLAEYLQVHAGEEAAIHIYSYEEPVRLGNARRIGINTMVGAAEPSYFSVHIILPAFSRSLLQQKVRNLQEVIRKERPFYTNSSLNIEVPSMRLGVYGRVGMETLVGGMTEQ, from the coding sequence ATGAGCAAGACAGACGGGTACAGTTATGTGCAGTATCTCCCCCGGGTGTTCCAGCAGAAATCGGGTGAGGCGGATGAACAGTTTTTTCTGGGACGGTTCCTGAAGGCCTTCGAAGCCATGCTCTCCGGCAACACGGGGACGGCCGGTGCGGAATCTGTGGGAATGGAGGCCTTGCTGGACGGTTTGCATCAGTATTTCGATCCGCAGACGGCTCCCTCACAGTTTCTGCCCTGGCTTGCAGGCTGGGTGGGACTCCAACTGGCCGAAGGCGTAGAGTATGACGGTGTGGAGGATAACCTGGAGCGCACGCTTGCCCCCATGCAGATTCTTCCGCTGGCAGACGCCCGCAGCACCGTTAACCGCAAGCTGATCAGCAGCATCGTCCAGCTCTACAAGAAACGCGGAACCCTGGGCGGTCTGGCAGAATATTTGCAGGTTCACGCCGGTGAAGAGGCTGCCATCCATATCTATAGCTACGAGGAGCCTGTCCGTCTCGGTAATGCCCGGCGTATAGGCATCAATACGATGGTTGGGGCGGCCGAGCCGAGTTATTTCTCCGTCCATATCATTCTCCCGGCGTTCAGCCGGAGCCTGCTGCAGCAGAAGGTGCGGAATCTGCAGGAGGTGATCCGGAAGGAGCGGCCCTTTTACACCAATTCCAGCTTGAATATTGAAGTTCCGTCTATGCGTCTGGGGGTCTATGGGCGTGTGGGGATGGAGACCTTAGTCGGGGGTATGACAGAGCAATAG